In the Engystomops pustulosus chromosome 2, aEngPut4.maternal, whole genome shotgun sequence genome, one interval contains:
- the RGN gene encoding regucalcin isoform X1, protein MRTAYLLAMSSIKIECVVTERYRIGESPVWDEREDALVYVDITGQKVCRWNPSTNKIQSVSLEEPVGSVALRKSGGYVVATGTTFAALNWEDQSLTTLARVDEDKPNNRFNDGKVDPEGRFFAGTMSQEIRPAVVERNQGSLFTLHADHSVVKHFDMVDISNGLDWSLDHNTMYYIDSLSYAVDALDYDVKTGKTSNRRHVYKLQQDEGIPDGMCIDAEGKLWVACYSGGRVIRIDPQSGKVIQTVRLPVDKTTSCAFGGKDYSEMYVTSACDGMDEEWSARQPQSGGIFKITGLGVKGIPPTAFAG, encoded by the exons ATGCGAACTGCCTACTTGTT AGCCATGTCTTCCATCAAGATTGAGTGTGTTGTCACTGAGAGGTACCGTATTGGAGAGTCACCAGTCTGGGACGAGAGGGAAGATGCTTTAGTGTATGTTGATATTACAGGACAGAAAGTCTGTCGCTGGAACCCCAGTACTAACAAAATACAGAGTGTTTCTTTAG AAGAACCAGTTGGCTCTGTAGCACTTCGCAAGTCTGGTGGCTATGTAGTTGCCACAGGTACAACATTTGCAGCCCTCAACTGGGAGGACCAGTCACTAACCACTCTTGCTCGAGTTGATGAAGATAAGCCTAACAATCGATTCAATGATGGAAAAGTGGATCCAGAAGGAAGATTCTTTGCAG GTACTATGTCTCAGGAAATACGACCAGCAGTTGTGGAGAGGAACCAGGGTTCATTATTTACTTTGCATGCTGATCACTCAGTGGTGAAACACTTTGATATGGTAGATATCTCAAATGGCTTGGATTGGTCTTTGGATCACAATACCATGTACTACATTGACAGTCTCTCGTATGCCGTTGATGCATTGGATTATGATGTGAAAACAGGAAAAACAT CCAACCGCCGCCATGTCTACAAGTTACAGCAGGATGAAGGGATCCCTGATGGCATGTGTATAGATGCAGAGGGGAAACTTTGGGTTGCTTGCTATAGTGGAGGAAGGGTCATCCGTATTGATCCTCAGTCTG GGAAAGTGATCCAGACTGTAAGGCTGCCAGTGGATAAAACTACTTCTTGTGCTTTTGGAGGAAAGGATTATTCAGAAATGTATGTCACGTCAGCCTGTGATGGTATGGATGAAGAATGGAGTGCCAGACAGCCCCAGTCTGGAGGAATCTTCAAG ATAACTGGACTTGGTGTAAAAGGAATCCCACCAACGGCATTTGCTGGTTAA
- the RGN gene encoding regucalcin isoform X2 produces MSSIKIECVVTERYRIGESPVWDEREDALVYVDITGQKVCRWNPSTNKIQSVSLEEPVGSVALRKSGGYVVATGTTFAALNWEDQSLTTLARVDEDKPNNRFNDGKVDPEGRFFAGTMSQEIRPAVVERNQGSLFTLHADHSVVKHFDMVDISNGLDWSLDHNTMYYIDSLSYAVDALDYDVKTGKTSNRRHVYKLQQDEGIPDGMCIDAEGKLWVACYSGGRVIRIDPQSGKVIQTVRLPVDKTTSCAFGGKDYSEMYVTSACDGMDEEWSARQPQSGGIFKITGLGVKGIPPTAFAG; encoded by the exons ATGTCTTCCATCAAGATTGAGTGTGTTGTCACTGAGAGGTACCGTATTGGAGAGTCACCAGTCTGGGACGAGAGGGAAGATGCTTTAGTGTATGTTGATATTACAGGACAGAAAGTCTGTCGCTGGAACCCCAGTACTAACAAAATACAGAGTGTTTCTTTAG AAGAACCAGTTGGCTCTGTAGCACTTCGCAAGTCTGGTGGCTATGTAGTTGCCACAGGTACAACATTTGCAGCCCTCAACTGGGAGGACCAGTCACTAACCACTCTTGCTCGAGTTGATGAAGATAAGCCTAACAATCGATTCAATGATGGAAAAGTGGATCCAGAAGGAAGATTCTTTGCAG GTACTATGTCTCAGGAAATACGACCAGCAGTTGTGGAGAGGAACCAGGGTTCATTATTTACTTTGCATGCTGATCACTCAGTGGTGAAACACTTTGATATGGTAGATATCTCAAATGGCTTGGATTGGTCTTTGGATCACAATACCATGTACTACATTGACAGTCTCTCGTATGCCGTTGATGCATTGGATTATGATGTGAAAACAGGAAAAACAT CCAACCGCCGCCATGTCTACAAGTTACAGCAGGATGAAGGGATCCCTGATGGCATGTGTATAGATGCAGAGGGGAAACTTTGGGTTGCTTGCTATAGTGGAGGAAGGGTCATCCGTATTGATCCTCAGTCTG GGAAAGTGATCCAGACTGTAAGGCTGCCAGTGGATAAAACTACTTCTTGTGCTTTTGGAGGAAAGGATTATTCAGAAATGTATGTCACGTCAGCCTGTGATGGTATGGATGAAGAATGGAGTGCCAGACAGCCCCAGTCTGGAGGAATCTTCAAG ATAACTGGACTTGGTGTAAAAGGAATCCCACCAACGGCATTTGCTGGTTAA